Part of the Nitrososphaerales archaeon genome, GGTCGAGTCTGGTCTCTTGCCCGGTGCCTCGGTCAAGAATAATTCATTGAAATTCGTTTGTAGATGGACTGAAATTACCGTTGAAAATAACAGAACACCATTTACGCATGCTATGAAGCCAAAACAGCGGATACGCATACCTGTAGCAAATCAGGAGGGGAGATACGTTGCCGATCCTACAACTATTGAAATGCTAGAACGCAACAACCAGATAGTTTTCAAGTATTACAACGACGATCCTAGTGGGTCTCTTAATGCGATTGCCGGGATAAGCAATGAAGACGGTAACGTTGTTGGAATGATGCCTCATCCTGAACGCGCTAGTGAAAGTATATTGAATCCCTATAATAGTAATGATGCTATACTTATCTTCAAGTCCCTACTTGACTATATGGATCGATAGACATGAACCTAACGCAAGTAGAACTTCTTTATCTTAAGAAACAGTTGAAGAGGGAGCCGAATGAGGTCGAGCTCAGTATGGTTGAAGCTGAATGGTCAGAACACTGCTCTTACAAATCTTCAAAACCCTACCTGAAACTACTTCCTACCGAAGGTAAATATGTTATTGTTGGGCCAGGATACGATGCCGGTGTTCTCGATATTGGCGACGGCTATGTTGTAACTGTTCATATCGAAAGTCATAACCACCCATCTGCTGTGGAACCGTATGGCGGAGCCGCGACAGGCGTTGGGGGGGTAATAAGGGACATTCTGAGCATGGGAACAAGACCGATAGCAGTTTTTGACTCATTAAGATTTGGCAATATCCAGAAAAGTAATCACAGCAGATGGCTTTTCAAGAATGTGGTAAGAGGTATTGCAGATTATGGCAACTGTCTCGGGATACCTACTGTTGCTGGAGAAGTTGAGTTCGATGATTCCTTCGAACATTACTGTCTTGTTGACGTAGCAAGCATTGGCATGGGAAAAAAAGAAGATGTGATAATTTCGCATGCTGATATTGATGATTACGTTGTCCTTGCAGGAGGATCTACAGGGAGGGATGGAATTCATGGCGCGTCATTTGCTTCCAAGTCCTTGGAAGAGGAAAATCGATCTGCTGTTCAGATTCCAGATCCCTTTTTGGAGAAACTGTTACTTGAAGCTACAATGGAAGCTATAGATGCCAAGTGTGTCAAGGCTGTAAAGGACCTTGGTGGTGGCGGCTTGGCTTGCTGTCTTTCTGAAACCGCTGATAGAATAGGCATGGGAATAGATGTAGATATTTCAACAATGCATGTAAGGGAGAAAAGCATGACCCCGGCAGAACTGATGATATCCGAGTCGCAGGAAAGGATGCTTTATGTTACAGACAAAAGCAATCTGCGAAAACTACTTTCAATATTTGAGAAATATGAAATCAATTATTCGGTAATTGGTAAGGTCAAGGACAATACCAACCTGATTGTAAGATACGATGGAAATGTGGTAGCCAACATGCCTGCATCGCTGATAGCAAATGCCCCATTGGCAAACAGGATTGCAAAGAGACCTGTGTCTATGGAAAAACTTCAACGGATAAAGAAACCTACTGTTCCTGACGACCTTAATACCATCATGTTACAGATGCTCTCTAATCCAACTATAGCAAGTAAGCGATGGGTATACCAACAGTATGACCACGAGGTAGGAATTAGAACAGTTGTAAAACCAGGGTTTGGCGATGCTTCCGTACTGAGGCTTGATAACGGAAAGTTCATTGCCTTCAAGCTCGACGGTAACTCCAAACAGTGCTATCTGGACCCTTACAACGGATCAATGGGATGCTTTGCTGAAGCCTGCAGGAATGTTGTTTCTGTAGGTGCAGAACCCATCGGCATGGTTGATCATCTGCAGTTCGGCAATCCTGAAGAACCAGAAATATTTTGGGCGTTTGTGGAAACCATAAAAGGTATATCGGATTATAGCAAAGCAATGAGCGTTCCATGTGTGGGAGGGAAGGTAAGTTTCTACAATGAAAGCGATATCGGTCCTATCAAACCATCTCCTGTTATTGGCGTAATAGGTTTAATCGATAATGCGTTAAAGATACGAACGTCTATGATCAAGGAAAACGACGTGATGCTTATCATTGGTTTCACAAGTGATGAGATGGGCGGTTCAGAGTATTACGAGTACGTACACTCGGTAGTTGGAGGCAATGTACCAAAAGTCAATCCTTCATACGATAACAAGGTAATGAATACATTGTTGAGCCTGATTAGGGATAATTTAGTGCGTTCTATACATGATTGTTCCAAAGGCGGACTAGGAACTGCGGTGTCGGAAATGTGTATAGCAAGCTACATAGGAGTGGAGGCAAATCTAAGAAACATTCCTAATGATTGCCATAGGATCGACGACCTGTTGTTCTCGGAATCGCACTCTAGGTTTATAATATCCGTAGAAAGGAGCAAACTTGATAGTGTTACAAACTTGCTGGATAACAATAACATACAACACGGTGTGTTAGGAAGGATAGGCGGTAAATCAATAACGTTTACGGAAGGCAGTAAAGGCATCGTAAATATAAGTATTGATAGGGCTGTAGATGCCTGGGAGAACGCGTTAGAGAGGATAGTTGAACATGGTTAGAGAGAATTGCGGCGTAGTAGCGATCTATTCTCTAGATGGCAAGAACGTCATTCCAATGGTAATTGATTGTTTACGAGCACTACAGCATAGAGGTCAGGAGGCATGGGGGATTGCAATTCCGAAAAAAACACCGTACAAAGAGATCGGTCTTGTTTCGGAAGCTGCTAGCAAGTTCAATATCCTTGAGGAAAAATATGCTTCACATGCTGCAATTGGTCATGTTAGATACTCTACAGTTGGTAAGAGTAATTTAGAAAATGCGCAACCCTTGAAGGTCAAGGATTTGTGCGTGGCGCACAATGGAACCATTGCTAACGTCGAGGAGCTATCAAACATGGTCGGTGGGTGCACTTTTACTCCTCAAACTATGAATGACACACTTTTGGCAGCAAAAAGGATTGTTGATTTGTTAAGTGATAAGGGGAATATGAGTGAGGCACTGGGTGTTCTAAAGGGAGAGATGATAGGTTCCTTCTGTTTCACATTTGTAACTGATCACGGATATGTCTTTGCTGCCAGAGACCCAAAGGGTTTTCGACCCATGGTACTGGGTTACCACAAAAGCACAAATTCATATGTGGTTGCCTCAGAATCCTGTGCTTTGTCGGCCATTGGCGCCAAGTTGATAAGGGATGTTGAACCCGGCGAATTGATTAAGATGAGCGATAGAGGTCTTGAGCATGAAATCTTTGCGACTGAAAAACCGCATTCACACTGTGCCTTCGAATATACCTACTTCGCTCATCCAACGAGCATAATGGAAGGGATCAACATTTACCTAGCAAGGAAGATGATAGGAAGATACCTTGCAAAAAAGTTCAAACTACCAGACGCTGATATAGTCATCCCTGTACCAGACTCTGCTAGACCTGCTGCACTTGGTTATGCTGAAGAACTAGGTATATCATTTGAGGAAGGATTGTTGAAAGATCGATACAGCAGGAAGGGGCCGTTCAGAAGTTTCATAGAGCCCTATCATAGCGATAGGGTTGAGATAACGAGGTGGATCATACCTATCCGAGAAGTTATTCAAAACAAGCACGTAGTTGTGGTGGACGACAGTATTGTTAGGGGCACCAGTTCAGCTGCAATAGTCAAGACACTGAAGCATGCTGGTGCTAGGAAAATAAGCATGGTCATATCATACCCCCCAATAACATACCCCTGTTATGCCGGTATTGACTTTCCATCACAGGAGGAATTACTCGCATTCAGGGTTGCAAACGGAGACGAGGATACGAATCTAGGAGATCTTGTTGCTAGATCGATCGATGCTGATTTTGTAGGATACAATGATACAGATAATCTCGCCAATGCGATCGGGTTACCAAAAGAGGAACTATGCTTCACCTGTTCTACTGGTAGTTATACTAATCTTGGAATAAAGCCGTTATTCAAGACACGTGCTCAAATGAAAGGCGAATAAAAATCGTATAACGCTAGGTAGATCTTTGTATGCTTGTATCCAAAACTCAATTCTAGAGGTCCAAGGAGTGGATATCTGCCTATGTTTTTCTGGAAAATATTTTTGTTGTTATGAAATTATTGATAATAAAATCATCCTCTTTATAATATTATATTATAATTGTTAATTATACCATAGATATCATAATATAAGGGAATTTATGCGAAAGGCCAACAAATTGCAACATGAGGAACTTTAACTCCAAATATCATTGTCGAGTGATGTCGACACTGTTCAAGAAGGATGTTAACATTAGTCATGTTATAACCACTAGTGTGGAAAGATCGCGCGCACTTGACGAGGCACGAGCAACCATTCTCAATTTACTATCACATAAAGTATTGTCAACGGAGAGCATAGCAAGAGAACTCAAGAAAGCTGGTTATAATAAAGCAACCACAACGGTAAGGCACCATCTTGACATTCTCAAGGATTGCGGTCTTATTGAGGTTGTCAGGATACAG contains:
- the purL gene encoding phosphoribosylformylglycinamidine synthase subunit PurL; protein product: MNLTQVELLYLKKQLKREPNEVELSMVEAEWSEHCSYKSSKPYLKLLPTEGKYVIVGPGYDAGVLDIGDGYVVTVHIESHNHPSAVEPYGGAATGVGGVIRDILSMGTRPIAVFDSLRFGNIQKSNHSRWLFKNVVRGIADYGNCLGIPTVAGEVEFDDSFEHYCLVDVASIGMGKKEDVIISHADIDDYVVLAGGSTGRDGIHGASFASKSLEEENRSAVQIPDPFLEKLLLEATMEAIDAKCVKAVKDLGGGGLACCLSETADRIGMGIDVDISTMHVREKSMTPAELMISESQERMLYVTDKSNLRKLLSIFEKYEINYSVIGKVKDNTNLIVRYDGNVVANMPASLIANAPLANRIAKRPVSMEKLQRIKKPTVPDDLNTIMLQMLSNPTIASKRWVYQQYDHEVGIRTVVKPGFGDASVLRLDNGKFIAFKLDGNSKQCYLDPYNGSMGCFAEACRNVVSVGAEPIGMVDHLQFGNPEEPEIFWAFVETIKGISDYSKAMSVPCVGGKVSFYNESDIGPIKPSPVIGVIGLIDNALKIRTSMIKENDVMLIIGFTSDEMGGSEYYEYVHSVVGGNVPKVNPSYDNKVMNTLLSLIRDNLVRSIHDCSKGGLGTAVSEMCIASYIGVEANLRNIPNDCHRIDDLLFSESHSRFIISVERSKLDSVTNLLDNNNIQHGVLGRIGGKSITFTEGSKGIVNISIDRAVDAWENALERIVEHG
- a CDS encoding amidophosphoribosyltransferase, whose product is MVRENCGVVAIYSLDGKNVIPMVIDCLRALQHRGQEAWGIAIPKKTPYKEIGLVSEAASKFNILEEKYASHAAIGHVRYSTVGKSNLENAQPLKVKDLCVAHNGTIANVEELSNMVGGCTFTPQTMNDTLLAAKRIVDLLSDKGNMSEALGVLKGEMIGSFCFTFVTDHGYVFAARDPKGFRPMVLGYHKSTNSYVVASESCALSAIGAKLIRDVEPGELIKMSDRGLEHEIFATEKPHSHCAFEYTYFAHPTSIMEGINIYLARKMIGRYLAKKFKLPDADIVIPVPDSARPAALGYAEELGISFEEGLLKDRYSRKGPFRSFIEPYHSDRVEITRWIIPIREVIQNKHVVVVDDSIVRGTSSAAIVKTLKHAGARKISMVISYPPITYPCYAGIDFPSQEELLAFRVANGDEDTNLGDLVARSIDADFVGYNDTDNLANAIGLPKEELCFTCSTGSYTNLGIKPLFKTRAQMKGE
- the purQ gene encoding phosphoribosylformylglycinamidine synthase subunit PurQ, yielding MKIGIVVFPGSNCDKDIHHVLCNVLHTNTHFIWHTHDDLQGYDAIILPGGFAYGDRLRAGVIAAFSPVMKEVKRIAEEGRPVLGICNGFQILVESGLLPGASVKNNSLKFVCRWTEITVENNRTPFTHAMKPKQRIRIPVANQEGRYVADPTTIEMLERNNQIVFKYYNDDPSGSLNAIAGISNEDGNVVGMMPHPERASESILNPYNSNDAILIFKSLLDYMDR